The window ttaCATATACATTCCATGAATGACTTGTCATGggaaattttaaattgaaaagatCTGTAAGTACTGCTATGGCTTTACAACTAAAATAGATCTGACTTCTCTATCATGATTTTTAACTTGTAAAAGATTAGTAATTATTAGTTACAAAAGTAACCAGCTTgattagattttcattttctgttagtTGGGAATAGGATGAGtataataattttgttatttgagtTGTTACAGCAATTTATGCCCTCTTTTAAAGGATATGGAGGTGGttttaatgaaagagaaaatgttgaatatatagaaagagaagaatCTGATGGGGAGTATGATGAGGTAAGCTTTCAGTGGATGTGTACAGTCTGTTTTAAGttagagaaatgagaaaaatataaccTGAAATTCAGaagagctctgtgtgtgtgccctcatgtgtgcatctgtgcatgtgtAGAGGCTGTGCATTGATACTGGGTATTTTCCTCTATTGATCTTtaccttgtttttggagacaggttctctcattgaacctagaacTCAACTGTTGACCAGATTGACTGACCAGTAAGGGATCTTCCATCTCCACCTGcaagtgcaggaattacaggCTCAAATTTCAACATCTGCCTTTTCACATGGGCACAGatagttttagaaaataaaatgattttcatgtgTTTCAGCCTAaagaaacattttgtttgtttttactctagTTTGGacgtaaaaagaaaaaatacaggggGAAGGCAGTTGGTCCGGCATCTATATTAAAGGAAGTTGAAGATAAAGAgtcagagggagaagaagaggatgaggatgaagatCTGTCTAAATATAAGCTGGATGAGGTAATGCCTCCTGCCCCCTATCCTCGCTCCCCTTTATCTTACTGGAACTGTTCTGAAGCACAAGATGCTTTTGACACCTGGACCATTGGCGGGGAGTGGGTAAGGAGGACAGCTTTTACTCAGTGTGGGCCACAGTATGAGTTTATGTTTTGGCTGTCTAAGTCCAGACTTTAGAATGTGTTTTAAGAAACAAATGGTATGTATTTGTCTCTTTGCTATATAATATCTTTTCATCTTCCAAGCCAAGCTCATGGAAAAGCAGGTTCCTGTTTTTCAGTGTGATGAGTTGTCAGCACATTGAAGTGTTGGGGCACAGAACCAAGCAAACAGCTGTTGTagcagagggaaaagaaaatagtGTCCCAAACTAAGGCTGGTGGGGGTGGGCCAGGGACTCCAGATACAATTAAAAATTACTGACAGTTTGATGCATGTCCTGGGTAACAGACCCATCTGATAATGTCTAGTATAATGAATATTCATCTTTTTGGTGGGTGTCGTTAATACTTAAATATCTaaacagaattaaaattttattaggaCGAGGATGAAGATGATGCTGATCTCTCAAAATATAATCTTGATGCCAGTGAAGAAGAAGATagtaacaaaaagaaagcaaatagacGGAGTCGCTCAAAGTCTCGATCATCTCACTCGAGATCTTCATCACGCTCATCCTCCCCCTCAAGTTCAAGGTCCAGGTCCAGGTAAACGGGTGCAGGCCAAGGGTAACACCAGTCAAAATGTCAGTATCTAACTTTTTacttataaactttattttactatttaactTAAATAagccttttattttaagtatttcaaTCAAGTCACCTTAGCTAGACTTTATCTTTGTACCCTATAAATACTGCCTTGTATTTTCAGAAATTTGAAATCTTAGAAGTTGCTTATTCTGTGTCACCCTCTTGACTTTGACTAGAGTAACTTAAGTTCAAAAGCATTGTgtaagtgatatatatatatatatatttaagaggGTAGCATATGTTCAGACATTGTCAAGTGGATATTTATTTCAGCATGTCAGAGGCTTAGCTGGAGATTTTCTGGGCATTAATGACACTTGCACaatttttgataatttattttgatattactcttctgaataaagaaacaaattcaaCCATTAGGTACTTACACTTCTCAGGTGTCCGGGAATTAAAGCAGGATGTTTGGGTGCTGTAAACatgtatttaataataaaaaagtaaatggtACATTTTACAGTTCAGAATTAATGCCcaattattttaatcatatctAAGAAACAAGTATGTTTCCAGCTATCTATTTAGCACTGAAAAGCCTAAGAATGATGTTTTTAGAGTGATTCTGAGGGCTGGGGACTATACATCAGTGACAGAGCCTTGTCGGCATGTGTGGGGCCCTAGGCTCCATTTCTAGTCCCTCCCTTTCCTCAAAAGACTATTTTGAGATGAAAGTGTGACAGTCCCTACTTGTGGGGACAaacagaagatggtgtcagagaTGTAATTTGTAGTTTTCAGAATGTAAGTGTTACATTTCCCCAGTGCCACACTCTTGTCAGTAATGTAATTAATGTAGAGCACTGCTAGGGTTATTGTATCTTTAATTATTTAAGACAAACAAGTAAAGAGTAGACATCAAAGATGTGATGCAGCAGTTAGTGTTTCCTGCCTACTAGACACTGGAATTTTGCAAATTAAAGGGATAGGAGCACTGGAGAATTTAAATGTAGCTGTAACGTTGTCTGTGAACTGGTGGTGCTCACTTGCTTACGATATAGGGGCCTGATGGTGTTTTGATCGGGTTTGGAAAGTCATCACtgaattttgggtttttttgttttttttttgttgttgttgttttttttttcttttttttttttagcttaatcTTTATTATAATAAGAAGCCTTTTTGCTTGGAAAATGTGTATCTTGCATAGACCCCTTTTTATGTGAAAAAATGCACTTTTAATATATGTCTTTCTTTCAGTGTTCATATCACAGAGCTCAAAAAATGTGGTCCTAGGGAAAAAAATGCTTCCGTGTTGTTCCAGGTCCCGTTCAAGAAGCTCTTCCAGCTCGCAGTCAAGGTCTCACTCCGGTTCCAGAGAACATTCCAGATCCCGTGGTTCGAAATCAAGGTGAATGAGGTAGCACCTCTCTGTAAGGCAGAGAGGAAAGTATTAAAGGCTTCAGAAGGCTCCACTGCTTTCCCTCATCACTGCTTCtatttgtcaattttattttagcaataggAAACTAATGCACTTGTCTCAGTTTAACCCCACCATAAAATGTTTGCATTTCACAGTATGTGCCCAGACATTTCCATGGATGAATAAAGGGGATAGCTTTACATCCATAGCTAAGATGTGTAATATAGGAAGATGAGGCCATTACTCTACCAAATAGCTAGTGGCTTAAGATTATGTTTTCAGTTGTTAATTAAATTTGACACACAAATGAAGCATTATTGCTAGAAGGAAGACCAGTCCAGTATGCAGCTTCAAAATAGtttttggggtttgggtttgggtttttcgagacaggggttctctgtgaaacagtcctggctatcctggaattcactctgtatactaggctggccttgaactcacagagattccccctgcttctgtctctgagtgctgggattaaaggcgtgcaccaccaccgcctggctagattTTGTTTTACAGGCAACTGTTTACAGAAACAGCTTTGCCATTTTTATCTCAGTTTCTAGTGAGTGCTGTTTGTGTTTACTCAATTTTCCTGACTTTAAAGAATATTATAAATTATCCATATAGCAAACATTCCTCTTAAAACTAAGTCAGATAGGATGTTAGCTTAGCTAATATGTGATATAAGCCATGCTGTGAACATTTCAGTCGTCTTTAGTCAAATATCAAAGGAAAATGATTGGTAAAGAAGCACTTGAAACACTAGTTTTTGCCTTCTTGAAAAAAATTTCTGTACTTCATTAAAATATGCTGCCTTTATGTTAAGTCACTGTATTGTTGTCTACTGCAGGCACGCAGCATTAATACGAAAGCCTCTAAAATCCCACTTGTGGGAATTCACATTGAAGTTTTCTAACAGCTCTTCTGGAGAAAGGTTCACTTACTTGAGCCCATTCTAGCGTTTGAGGGCAACTACCTGAGTCCCACTGAGGAGAAGAGTGATGCGTGCACTCACTGAGCCAGTACACAGTAGAGCAAAGGTGCTTTCTTATGTGTATTAACATGTTGGTGCTTACTTCAAACCGTTGAGTCTTGGTGTGGTCCCTTTGGGAACTGTAGGACTGAGGTTTACAGAAAAGCCTTCatatccttcccaaacattttaATTGCTTACAACTTTCCAAAGAATTCTCCTTTTGggctttctcattttattttaagccCAAAGGTGAATTTTTTGGGAAGTTTGAGCTAAATTCCTTCAACCAAAATATGTAAATGAAgataaatttgcattttaaaatttttacatttccaCCTAAAACGTGGGAATGTCTCCACTTCGTATTTCATAGCACAGATCTAAGCACAAGTCAAGTTTTAAAGCTGCCATTTTCTTTGACTACTTAGCAGCATAGTGTTTTATCTTTCTGGGCTGTGTCCCTCAGTTCTCTGTTGCACCTTATGTGAGAAGTTAAGTTCATTGTCCTCAGCAGGTTTTGCCTAACATGGATTTTCCCCAAATGGAAGGATCTAATTTCTGACTATAAAGTCACAGAATTGAAGTTACCTCTTGATTTCACTAATTATATACTTTAGGTTACAAAGttataaacaattataaaaatattctgtCTTAATTCGGTAAGCTGCTTTTTAATTACCATGgggtaaatatttagaattttttaaaaataaaatggttgtGTATATATAGAACATGTTCAAGGTTGAACCAGAAGTCTTCTGAGTAAGCAGTAAGTATTCCCTCTTACAAAACTCTTTAGTCACAGTCCTGTTTGCTTTTGGGAACTGGACAGTCTTCACTTGTGCCCTTAATGAAATGTCTGCTTTGTCTCTCAATCAATGAAGATCCAGCTCCAGGTCCCACAGGGGCTCTTCCTCCCCAAGAAAAAGATCTTACTCAAGTTCTTCATCATCTCctgaaagagacaggaagaggagtcGCTCTAGACCTTCTTCACCCGCTGTTCGCAAAAAAAGACGAACGAGATCACGGTCACCCGAAAGGTTTGGGTTTCTGTAGCATAAGAATGGGTGTTCTTACCTGTATTGAGTAGATGGACTTTCTAGGCAAGggttagatttttttctcctttgttctttaaaattatatttttcatctttaaactTCAGAAATCTGATTACCTTGTTTAGTAGCTTGTTATTAACTTTAGAAAAAGTTACAGGACAGACTATTCTCTGACCATtttattgtttgaatttttatttccatgtgtaTTATTATAGCCAACTCTCGGTTATTTTTGTGTTCTTAAAGATTGAATCCCAAAAGCTATATGTTGAAATAATTtacatctgtttgttttttaaaattaaatgcttGAAATGGTAGGGATTCTAGGGTACCTAATCAGGATTACCTTGCAAGATCATTGGGCTCTGTcctcatttaaatatatatgcatttcCATAGCAAATGACATTCATGCCCTTTACATGGAAATTACTCCTTGTAGTTAGTACTGTTTTCATCTTGCAGTCCagatccatttttctcttttgaaaaggaCCTTCACTGGGTCCCTGTATCTAGAGTGcactttgtggtggtattgtgttccctgaaatattgtgcaccctaataaacttatctggggtcagagacagaacggccacaatattaaacatagaggataggcagtggtagctcacgcctttaatcctagcattccagaggcagaaatccatttgttTAAGGATACCCCCaagtatggtgactcacacctttaatcccagggagtgatggtagaaaacagaaaggtgtataaggcatgaggaccagaaactagaagatttggctggttaggcttttagactttgagcagcacagttcagctgagatccatttgagtgaggactcagaggcttccagcctaaggaaacaggatcagctgaggaactggtgaggtgaggtagctgtggcttgttctgcttctctgatcttccagatttaccccaatacctggcttcagatttgttttaattaataagaccttttaagattcctgctacagcactTGTCATGTGCATAGTCAGCCTTTTCTGCAGCAGAACTTAATTACTCAGTTTCATTAATTTTCTCTTGGTTCTCAATGTCTTAATTATGATTTGTAACTTCATTTGTAATTTTAGCAAATTTTCCATGTCCTCTTAGTTTGTAAAACATAAGAAGGATCATTAGTCTAGTGACAGGGTAGGATTGTGTTTTTCCTGCTCTCACAGAATTAGATGTCCTTGACACTTGAAGTTCAAGATTATACCCAGTCTACTTTCTGTGCATTGTTTCTTTATAAGAAAATTACTCTGTATTTGAGTGTAATTCATTCTGTTGCCTTATCACTATTTCTGCaaatttttatcttagccacatataatccccctcccccccagtttGTTGTCATCTAAACTTAATGCACATGTTCTCTATTCCATAAGCCAGGTGATTGGTGAAAACATTAAACAACCCTGAGCCCAGGGCCAACCCCTACGGAACACCACCACTTTTCCCAGGTTGATACTGACTTACTCATATTGGCTGCATGACTCTAGCACTTGAACTAACTATACAGTCACGTTATGTGATCTAGACTTCCAAAACTTCATTGCTTTAAATGTACTATTTCATACACGCAGAAACCTTGCTGTGTTACATAGAGACCTGGTATGCTGTCTGGTACAGCTGACATTGATTTTATCACATGCCTTACCAGGATTATATGCCTTCCTTGTACATGTATATGATTACAGGCTTCTTTAAAGGCTTTCCCTTCGTTACCTTGAATAATTGAGAGGTGGCTATATTTGAACTGAGTATTAATATTAACTTCCAGAGAGATTTGAGTTAAAAAGCACACCAATTCTGAGCTCACATCCAAAAATGTGTATAAACATCTTAGGTTTAACTATTCCTGCCAGCATCAAGGTACCTAGTGTTTGCTCTGCTCTTTTCTGGTGTTTGCAGTCTTAGGAACAGACACACAGTTCAGTGCTGTTTACAGATTGTGCTGCTTTCTTGTGTCTTACAGGCACCACAGGTCGTCTTCTGGATCAACCCATTCTGGTTCCCGTTCAagttcaaaaaagaaataatgtattaaaatttacatctttaaaaacattgAGTACAGTGCATGAAGCATATTTTTTAGGAAGTTGATGTCTCATTTGGTCAGAAGTGCTACATCTGCTAgtagaggtgcatgcctttattgcTTTTCAAAACAGTACAACTGTGTTTATTTGTGAAATTGGAAGTAAATTGCATTTTAAGCCATACTGTTCCCCAGATAAATGTTCTATTCATTATTTACAACCATTTGCTTAATTTAAAAACAGCTGTAGCAGAATACTTTGTTTTCttgtccttttcatttctaaatgtcCTATTGACCAAGACAGGGTTGCCTGGGCTTGCCTAGACTTTAGACACATGGGCAAGGTTAATAAACTTATTGGTTAATAACCAATTCATGTTTATATGGGAAAAGTAGTCAAT is drawn from Onychomys torridus chromosome 6, mOncTor1.1, whole genome shotgun sequence and contains these coding sequences:
- the Zranb2 gene encoding zinc finger Ran-binding domain-containing protein 2 isoform X3; its protein translation is MCGNVNFARRTSCNRCGREKTTEAKMMKAGGTEIGKTLAEKSRGLFSANDWQCKTCSNVNWARRSECNMCNTPKYAKLEERTGYGGGFNERENVEYIEREESDGEYDEFGRKKKKYRGKAVGPASILKEVEDKESEGEEEDEDEDLSKYKLDEDEDEDDADLSKYNLDASEEEDSNKKKANRRSRSKSRSSHSRSSSRSSSPSSSRSRSRSRSRSSSSSQSRSHSGSREHSRSRGSKSRSSSRSHRGSSSPRKRSYSSSSSSPERDRKRSRSRPSSPAVRKKRRTRSRSPERHHRSSSGSTHSGSRSSSKKK
- the Zranb2 gene encoding zinc finger Ran-binding domain-containing protein 2 isoform X2; the protein is MSTKNFRVSDGDWICPDKKCGNVNFARRTSCNRCGREKTTEAKMMKAGGTEIGKTLAEKSRGLFSANDWQCKTCSNVNWARRSECNMCNTPKYAKLEERTGYGGGFNERENVEYIEREESDGEYDEFGRKKKKYRGKAVGPASILKEVEDKESEGEEEDEDEDLSKYKLDEDEDEDDADLSKYNLDASEEEDSNKKKANRRSRSKSRSSHSRSSSRSSSPSSSRSRSRSRSRSSSSSQSRSHSGSREHSRSRGSKSRSSSRSHRGSSSPRKRSYSSSSSSPERDRKRSRSRPSSPAVRKKRRTRSRSPESQVIGENIKQP
- the Zranb2 gene encoding zinc finger Ran-binding domain-containing protein 2 isoform X4, producing MMKAGGTEIGKTLAEKSRGLFSANDWQCKTCSNVNWARRSECNMCNTPKYAKLEERTGYGGGFNERENVEYIEREESDGEYDEFGRKKKKYRGKAVGPASILKEVEDKESEGEEEDEDEDLSKYKLDEDEDEDDADLSKYNLDASEEEDSNKKKANRRSRSKSRSSHSRSSSRSSSPSSSRSRSRSRSRSSSSSQSRSHSGSREHSRSRGSKSRSSSRSHRGSSSPRKRSYSSSSSSPERDRKRSRSRPSSPAVRKKRRTRSRSPERHHRSSSGSTHSGSRSSSKKK
- the Zranb2 gene encoding zinc finger Ran-binding domain-containing protein 2 isoform X1, with protein sequence MSTKNFRVSDGDWICPDKKCGNVNFARRTSCNRCGREKTTEAKMMKAGGTEIGKTLAEKSRGLFSANDWQCKTCSNVNWARRSECNMCNTPKYAKLEERTGYGGGFNERENVEYIEREESDGEYDEFGRKKKKYRGKAVGPASILKEVEDKESEGEEEDEDEDLSKYKLDEDEDEDDADLSKYNLDASEEEDSNKKKANRRSRSKSRSSHSRSSSRSSSPSSSRSRSRSRSRSSSSSQSRSHSGSREHSRSRGSKSRSSSRSHRGSSSPRKRSYSSSSSSPERDRKRSRSRPSSPAVRKKRRTRSRSPERHHRSSSGSTHSGSRSSSKKK